One stretch of Punica granatum isolate Tunisia-2019 chromosome 5, ASM765513v2, whole genome shotgun sequence DNA includes these proteins:
- the LOC116209039 gene encoding uncharacterized protein LOC116209039, protein MGCFLACFGFSSKKKKRRKPPKTVLIGDKVSYEPLDCYVCVNLDVPENRSFADPSTPPPPSNKQLNVKIKKKVRFDLNVRAYEPIPIVEISPHLSESDEEENKGKGGGGETTDTKIVVAERDQIGSVGGAQCQPLNYRYQNCIDSYDEDDELVYQDSDFEDEIELDDEVDSLDDLDDENEIGFDDSKREEQYIHYVLTPVENIVQWKMMKAKEVPPSRQKLEENVERENGLPLSSGLNSKCSKVTSMDVMLKLGVFNFTVSQGK, encoded by the exons ATGGGGTGCTTCCTGGCATGCTTTGGCTTCTcatcgaagaagaagaagcggaGAAAACCTCCCAAGACAGTCCTAATCGGAGACAAGGTTAG TTACGAGCCCTTAGACTGTTATGTCTGTGTCAATCTCGATGTCCCCGAAAATAGAAGTTTCGCCGACCCCTccactcctcctcctcccag CAACAAGCAGTTGAATGTtaagatcaagaagaaagTCCGGTTCGACTTGAACGTCCGAGCCTACGAGCCTATTCCCATAGTAGAGATAAGTCCCCATTTATCGGAGAGCGATGAAGAGGAAAACAAGGGGAAGGGCGGCGGTGGAGAAACTACAGATACTAAGATAGTAGTGGCAGAGAGGGACCAAATCGGTTCAGTTGGTGGAGCTCAATGTCAGCCCTTGAACTATAGGTATCAAAATTGTATCGACAGttatgatgaagatgatgagcTAGTGTACCAGGATAGCGACTTTGAAGATGAGATCGAGTTGGATGATGAGGTCGACAGTCTAGACGACCTCgatgatgaaaatgaaattggTTTTGATGATTCAAAAAGGGAAGAGCAA TACATTCACTATGTGCTGACACCAGTGGAGAATATTGTGCAATGGAAGATGATGAAGGCAAAGGAAGTGCCGCCTTCGAGGCAAAAACTTGAAGAAAATGTGGAGCGAGAAAATGGTTTGCCATTATCCTCAGGATTGAACTCAAAATGCTCCAAGGTTACGTCCATGGATGTCATG TTGAAACTTGGGGTGTTTAACTTCACTGTCTCCCAAGGCAAGTAA